Proteins encoded in a region of the Sphingomonas sp. HMP9 genome:
- the phaR gene encoding polyhydroxyalkanoate synthesis repressor PhaR yields the protein MKKQPAADGIVIIKKYANRRLYNTESSSYITLDHLATMTREGRDFKVVDAKTDEDITHNVLTQIIMEEESRGETMMPVNFLRQLISMYGDSMQTMVPGYLEASMDSFRRNHDQFKSAVEGAFANSPFADIAKRNLAMFDVAAQAMTPAAAAPAPASKDDEIAALRTELAKLQEKVEKLG from the coding sequence ATGAAGAAGCAACCGGCTGCCGACGGAATCGTCATTATCAAGAAATACGCCAACCGGCGGCTCTATAACACCGAGTCGTCATCCTACATCACGCTCGATCATCTCGCGACGATGACTCGCGAGGGCCGCGACTTCAAGGTGGTCGATGCGAAGACCGACGAGGACATCACGCACAACGTCCTCACGCAGATCATCATGGAGGAGGAGAGCCGCGGCGAGACGATGATGCCGGTAAACTTCCTGCGCCAGCTGATCTCGATGTACGGCGATTCGATGCAGACGATGGTGCCGGGGTATCTGGAGGCGTCGATGGACAGCTTCCGTCGCAACCACGACCAGTTCAAGTCCGCGGTCGAGGGCGCGTTCGCGAACTCCCCGTTTGCCGACATCGCCAAGCGCAACCTCGCGATGTTCGATGTCGCGGCGCAGGCGATGACGCCCGCCGCGGCGGCCCCCGCACCCGCCAGCAAGGACGACGAGATCGCGGCGCTGCGCACCGAACTCGCCAAGTTGCAGGAAAAGGTCGAGAAGCTCGGCTGA